The Alkalihalobacillus sp. TS-13 genomic interval CTGATCGGATCGATCCTACTTCTTACGGGTACCAATGGTGGATTTACGATCAGGATCCAGACCAGTATATCCAGTTTGGACTGGATAAAGGCAGAGTGGTCACCATGTTTGTCATTGGGAAGAAAGTAGATGTTTCTCCTTTGAAAATTGGGCAAAAACGATCTGAAGTTGAAAAGCATCTTAAGATGGATAATAAAGCGAAGCTCAAGGTTGAAGGAAATGAATACCAATTTGAATTGACACAAGAAGAGATGAAAACCAGACCACTTGTAAAAATCAATGGGATATGGGCGCAGCTTTATATGGATAAATTCAAAGAAACCCTCGTCGGGATCCGCTACGTGACGCCGGAGGTATTGATCATGCAGCGTCCTTATTCCCTTGAATATCGGGGCAAGTTGATCGACCAACCAGAATTGGACCAGAGGAATTGGGAAGAAGTTCAAAATGCTGAAGAGATTCAAATATTCACACTGACGAATGTCATCCGTAAACAATACAATGTCCCGGCACTCCAATGGCATGAAGAAACGTCACAGGTTGCTTTTGGACATAGCAAGGAAATGAATGAAGAAAATTACTTTTCTCATGAATCACCGAACACAGGTAATTTATCAAATCGGTTGGACAGAAAAGATATCAAATACATCCAAGCTGGAGAAAATATAGCCGCAAATTATATTGATGGCATCGAAGCAGTGGTCGGTTGGTTGAATAGCGAAGGGCACCGTAAAGCGATGTTGAATAAGGAATTCACACACCTCGGTGTAGGCGTATATCAGAGGTATTATACTCAGAACTTCATCGTACCGTGGTGACAATGATATATACGTAGAAAAAGGGGAGACTTTTGGTAAGAGTCTCCCCTTTTCTATGTGTCTGTTACTCTTTATAGTATTTAGCGAAATCAACTTCTTTTCCGTGATACTTAAGCCTTCATCTAGGCTTTTCTTGGAACCAGATAAAAGCTTCCGGTTGCTGCTGCAACAAGGGTACCGTTTTCATTGTAAATCTTTGCTTCTGTCACAGAAGTCTTCGTCCCTAGGTGGAGAATTTCTGCTCTGCATTTAAGGAATTCTCCAACTCCCGGTGCGGTGTAGTTTATTTTCATTTCGGATGTGACAGCCACTTTATCATCTGGTATCTTCCGGTTGACGAAAGTACCCATTGCTGTATCTGCGAGTGTAGCTGTAAAACCTCCATGTACGATATCCACAGTATTCGCCAAAAACGGGGTGATCGGGATCGTCATGACAAGCTGAGCTCCATTTTCTTCGATTTCAGTCTCCATGAACGCTGTTATATATGTATTGTACTTTCCTCTCCTCTTACCATCTATTCCATCCAAAACTTGCTTTAACACGTTCATATCCTCATTCGAGCCGTTTTCAATTATACCTTTTGCTTTCTCAAGCAGTTGATCCACTGTTTCCATTTGATGTCCTCTTTTCATATTTACTTATTCAAGTGTACCAGTGAAAAAATCACACTTGCAACTATAAAATAGGCGAACATAATCAACTCCTGCGTTGTACTATATACTGTAGGCTTGAGTTGAACGTATGGGAGGCATTATAGTGAGTAAGCAAGCGAAAAATAATGAAAAGGTCGAACAATTCAAGATGTTTGTACGCTCACACCCTGGATTAATCGATCACGTAAAGAACGGAAACCAGACCTGGCAAGATGTGTTTACAGAGTGGAATCTACTCGGAGAAGATCATGAACAATGGGGTAACTATATAGAGCGGAAGATTGGAGTTTCATCTACAGCAACAGGGAAGACGAAGAAAAAAGGGAAAAACGTAAATGATATCTCTGTCGGGGAAATCCTTACGATGTTCAAGAACATGGATATGGATGAAGTGCGCCAATATGCTTCACAACTTAGTTCCGCAATGGCTGGTATCCAAGATATGTTACAGCAATTTCAATCTAAAGGTCCAAGAAGACCACCATATCAAAACAATCCGTTTAACCAATTTTTCAAAGATTAATAAAGGGAGTATGCAGGATGCGTAAAGAAATCATTGATTACTTAGATCAACGACCAGAGCTGAAATTCATCGTCCGTGAACATCCTGATTGGTATCGTAAGTTATCACGTGACCCCGCTGCAATACAAGAGCTGGAAAATGAAGCGAAATTCTTTTATGGTCAGACATTCGGACAGAAAATCGACCGTTTACATGGACAGATTGAAACACTTTCTAGACTCTTTCAATTGTTTGTAAAACATTAATGAAGGTTGACTCGCAACAGAGTGTGTATAACCTCTAAATTCCGGTGTATGGGAGGTTAGCACAACTTATGAGTCAACCTTTTATTTGGAATTAGGGACCGATTATATGAGCATGGGATATTTTACAGGACACCTGTAAAACCTATCGGATGAGGAGGTGCATCCGGTGTGGTTATTTTTCGTGTAATCGCTTTTGTAATAATCATCACTATCATATCAGGTTGTCAGATTAACGGTCCGGGAAAGATACACAAGGTAACGATAGAAAAAGACCCGTCAGCCTTTCAGGTTGTTGAAGTTACAAATCCTGCCAGCACCTTATCATTGACAGTCAGACATATGGTGTCAAATGATGATGTGTTTGTGGAATGTTATGTGCCAGGATTTCAATTTACCGATAGAAGCACTTCAAATACAAACAAAGAAGGGCATCTGAAAATCTCGGTGGATCATCAAAAGCCCTATTCTGTATATAAAGCAGCTTTCATTGTAAAAAACTTGTCTAAAGGGACACATGAAATCGCGGTTACCCTTGTAGATAGTCAAGGGAAGACGATCGAGGGTTTGTATGAGCAATTTGTAGTGACCATCCCCTGATGATCAAGAAGGTACTTTCAAGGTTGTTCCGATCGGGTTTGGCGGAAGTAACGGCCTGAATTGCTCTAAAAGATATTGAAATATCTTTTCTTCAAGATTGATTTTCTCTGCTCGGAGCGCCTCATTTCCAAATAACGTATTGAACTCCAAAAAGTAAAACCTTCCGTCAACTACCGCAAGATCAAATCCCGCATGGTTGATGTTCAATTCTCTCGCTACTTCGATCGTAAGCTTGAGAGCATCCTCGGGAATATCATGAAACGAAATGCTACCACCTTTTGCTACATTATTATGAAATTGATTTTCGCCTGACCGCCAGTATGCCGCGATTACTTCTTCCCCGACAACACACACTCTTAAATCCCGATCCATTTCCAAGAATTCCTGGATGTAAAGGGCGGAGTTGTTTACTGCGTATTCTATGAATTCCTCTTCTGAATGAATTAGAAAAACGCCACGTCCCATCGAATTACGGGGCTCCTTCGCCACGAATGGAAAAGGAAATGTTTCCAGGATATAATCGATGTTCTTTTTAGAATTCCCTAGAATTTCAGTATATGGAACGTGTTCAGGGCTTACTGTCCAAAGGGCTCTTGTCATTTCTACTTTATCGTGACCCAAATGTATAGATTCGACACTTGGGAATATGGGTTTCTTGAGTCCATATACAAGTGAATTGACCTGCCAATGCTCTGGAAATAAAATTACATCCGCATTCTTGATCGACGCCTGTTCCCGAAACATAAGCTCAGGTTTGATATACCGAATCCCAGGAATGCCGATCGTCCGGAATGGATTAAATGTTACAATTTTCATTTTACTATCCCCTAAAATATACTAAACGAGAAAATTATATAGCTGGAATGAAAAACTGTCAATAAAATTTTTTAGTGTAATAAGGAATGAAGAAATATTTGAGGTGGAATATCTTAGAATGAAAGATTGGAAATAAGGGGACAATTTGTGGCATACTATACATAACCCAGAAATGCAGGGTGGAGGTGTGTTTTTATATGTTAGCAACAGTAGAGAGTATTGAAATACTGGACGGTGCCGATGAATTGGCATCAGTCATCGTCAATTCAGATACAGGACAAGAATATAAAGAAGCTAAGAAGAAGCTTCAAAAAGATAAAGAGGCTCAGAAAATGATTCATGAGTTCTCCAAAATGAAGGAAAAGTATGAAGAGGTTCAACGCTTCGGTAAATATCATCCGGATTACAAGACTGTGTCCACGGACATCCGTGTCTTGAAGCGTGAGATAGATCTTAACGAGACTGTGGCATCATTCAAAAAAGCTGAAAAAGAACTTGAAACGCTTTTGAATGATATCTGTGGTATACTGGCAGGTCAAGTTTCTAAAAACATCAAGGTACCAACAGGCAACCCTTTCTTCGATAACATGTCGTGTGGTGGAGGATGTGGATCTGGAGGAGCATGCGGCTGCGGTTAATAGAATTATTGGGAGAGGGTAACCGTTCAAAGGTTATCCTCTTTTTCTTCTACTTAAGGCTTTGTTATACTTTTTTGTAGATTTTTGCGAAATTCACTCCCTTTCCGCGGGGAGACGAAAAGCGGAAGAGACCCGATTAGTTCACGTAGGTCATTGGAGAACTGACGAGGAGGCTCGAACCAAACAAGACTTGGTTCTGCGTGTGCCTACTCATAAGGATGTCAATCAATGTGTTGCCGCCGCAGGAAGTTTGAAGTGATCCAAGTGACTGGTCGCTGAGCTAGACATCACTTCAAAGCATTAGCCCTAGATCCGCAAGCCTCCTCACTTGCACAGGATGTGCTGTCTTTTAGTCGAAGATCCTTTAAGAGTGGGGCCACGCCTGGCTCGCTTTTCCCGCATGAGTGTCGCAAATTTCGCTTCAATCAAACTTAGTCAGAAATCAACAGTATTAATTAAAAAAGCCATGCTTAAAAAGTGGTAAGTTTTGAAAGATCAACGAAAACGAATACAGTCATGACAAAGGTTTCCACAACAGAACATCTTTTGTTGCGGGACATAAAAACGACATCGGTAAACGATCATTTGTTCTTCGGAGCGAACATAAGTGGATTCGAAGTGCAGACGTTTCCCTTTCATTGCTGATACAGCAGCCCTTTCGATGATCTGTTCCACTTCTTTCCTCTCAATAGAGGAATCTGATGTTAAATAAAGGAACGGTATGCCTGCCCTTTTTGCAATTGACACATCTGTAAACTTTGAAGTGTTGAGCAGTTTTTTCATAAACATACTCCAAACCGTTTCAAGATCCATGGACTACCACCTCAGGTAAAGTCATATAAGTAATTGCGTGCGGTTTATCTTCATGCTAGACTGAATTAAAACTGGTTAAAAGGAGTTCCGCTCATGCTAACGAATCGAACTGGATTAGCCATCTGGCTTCATTCATTAAAATACATAAAACAACTTCGTAAATTTGGCAACATCCATTATGTTTCGAAACGGATGAAATATGCAGTATTGTATTGCGATACCGCCCAGAAAGATCGCATCATCGAGAAGATTGAAAAACTTCATTTTGTGAAGAAAGTAGAACCTTCTCATAAAGCTTATATTAAGACAGAGTATCAAAATGCACGTCCGGATAAGGCGAAAGAATATGATTATAAAATAGGGCTTTAATCGCGATTGAACATTATCATTGCCAAGCAGGAATGATATGCTGCATCCTAAAGATTCCTGTGAGATATTGATAATAAAGCTCTTTTTCACTAAATTCGTTTGATTGTTTTACCTCTAGTATTTTTAGTTCCTTATTATGCGTAGAAGCACAATCTTGGAACAAGTCCCACCGTTTCGAATGTTCAGCGACGCCTTCACGGCAAATATAGATGGGTTGGAAGTTTGATTCACCTGCAGATTGTAAGACGATCGCCAGGGAACAAACTTCCTTTTCATTTATCTTTGTTTTTAAAGCAATGAACGTTGTTAGACGATGCGTATTTGTTTCAGCAATTTCAATGAGTTCATATAAATCCGAATAACCTTCACCAAGTTCTATAAAACGTTGAATCATAGTTTTGACCTCCTCTTTTTTAATGGCTGTTTTCGTATAGATTGTTTTTTTTGGAAATACACTCGCTTTCCGCGGGCAATCTGCAAGCCTCCTCAGCTCGTTCCTCGCTTGCGGGGCCTCGCTTAGCTTGCTTTCCCGCTGGAGTCTTGCATATTTCCCCTGCCGAAAGGTTTCAGCATCTCTCTTTACAAAATTCATTAGCAACAAACTATTAGAAAACAGCCATTTCAACAGAGCTTATTCCATTGATAACTTTAGCATGAATGAAGGAGAAGTTCTATTGTTGATTTATGTAGAAACTTCTTTGAGGTACAATCAAAAAAAAGGCCCGCAGGTAGATACCTGCGGGCTGTTCCATACCCTTACATGCCTAGAAACATTATGGAAATGTTCATTTGCCGTAGGGACAGAACAATGGGAGAGGAGAAACCGGAGTAAAGCTTATGGGGAAATTAAGCTTACTCCGTGGTTCAACTTACAACACCTGATTGAGGTGTTGTAATCCTATTATTGTACAGTTGTAAAGCTTCTATACGCTGTATTTAAGAATTAGCTGCTTTTGTGGTAGGATAGTGAAGGTAAATAAAACTACGGTGAGGTTATACGTGATGAGAATAATATCAGGAGAGTTTAAAGGCCGTAAGGTAAAGGCTGTACCAGGTTCAGGTACAAGACCGACATCTGACAAAATACGTGAATCGATCTTCAACATCATTGGTCCATATTTTGAGGGGGGGACCTCGTTGGATCTGTATGGCGGAAGTGGTGCTCTTACCATTGAAGGTATGAGTAGAGGTATGGCTAAAGCAATCGTAATTGATGTCGATCCAAAAGCCGTGGAAACGATAAAAGAAAATCTGGACACCCTTGACTTGAATGATCGAGTAGAGGTTTTTCGGAATGATTCATACCGCGCATTGAAAGCGCTTCGAAAGAGGAGGATCAAATTCAGTTACGTGTTCCTGGACCCGCCTTATAAAAAGCAAAAGATCAAAAAGGAAATCGAATTTTTAAAGGAAAATGAATTGTTAGAACCGGCTGCGGTGATTGTCACGGAACATGATGCAATGCTGAAGCTTCCAGAACAAATCGCTGGTTGCGTTTGTCTAAAGCATGAGCAATATAATAGCACAACAGCGGTTACAATATATACAAATGAAACCGAGGGGGAAGAACTACATGAATAAGAAACTGGCTATATGCCCAGGTAGCTTCGATCCGATCACATACGGTCATCTTGACATCATCTCCAGAGGTGCAAGTGTTTTTGACGAAGTGATTGTAGTCGTAGCGCACAATCAAAGTAAACAGTCACTTTTCACAGTCGAAGAACGTATGGATCTTATAAAAGAAACTACTAATGAGATTCCGAACATCAAAGTCGATTGGTGCGATGGTTTGCTCATGGATTATGTTCGAACGACCGGTGCAAAAGTCATTTTGAGAGGATTAAGAGCCGTTTCTGACTTTGAATATGAAATGCAGATCACGTCCATCAACCGGAAGCTCGATGAATCGGTAGAGACATTTTTCATGATGACGAATAATCAATATTCATTCCTAAGTTCAAGTATTGTAAAAGAAGTTGCAAAATATCATTCTCCAGTTACTGATCTAGTCCCTAAAGTAGTGGAGGAGGCATTGAAGGAGAAGTTTGCAAAATAATCCGTTCCACACTTTTACATAATCTTGTAGTGTTTGATGGATTTTAAATGTATCAAAATAAAAATGATCAAGCTGATGAAGGTGATCATTGCTCCAACAGTCAATAAGGAATGCCATGCATCATAAATCCATGAAATTGATGGATGAGATGCAAAGGTCTCCACCACTTTTCCTTGTGACGTTTGTTTTACATACAGTGGTTCCCATAGAAGGATGGTCAAAATAGCAGCGATGAATCCATGCATAATCCTTGCGAGGAGGAATGGTTTGAAACGTATATCCGTCTCCGCTAAGATGCTTGCTACCTGAGCCTGAACGGAAAAGCCATTAAAGGCCAGGACGAAGCTAACCAGCACAGCTTGTTCCAAAAGGGCAGAACCACTTGTTTCACTGATCAATTTGCTGCCGAGTGTAATTTCGAACATCCCTGAAAGAAAGGGTGGAATCAGAGCTTGAGCAAAGCCTATCAAAGCCATAAATGTGGACATGATAGAAGCCATAAACATAGTAATATGGAACTCTGTCAGCATCCTATTCAATACAGAAAAAAGTAGGATGAATCCACCAATCATCAATAGGGTCTGGATAGAGTGTCTGACAGCATCTCCCAGCTGTTGCCCGAATGGACGCGGATCTCTTTTCCTGACTTGATACATCCTATCAAGTGCAAGGCTCAACCTTTTGTCTGGCCCAGGTGAATAGTGTCGTTTTGGGCGGACGTCATCAGAACCGTAAAAGCGCATGAGGAAGCCTACAAAGATATTACCGATATAATGCGCTGCAGCAAGAAGCACACCTAACTCTGCATTATCGAAAAAGCCGACCGCTACAGCCCCTAGTATGAATAACGGATTGGAACAATTGGTGAATGAAACGAGACGTTCTGCTTCGATGCGAGAGATTTCCTTCTCCTGTCTAAGTCTTGCAGTCAGTTTCGCACCTGCTGGAAATCCAGAGGAGATCCCCATAGCCCATACAAATCCTCCTGAACCAGGGACCTTGAAGAGCGGGCGCATGATCGGTTCCATCATCACACCAACAAAACGCACGACACCGAAGCAAATTAACAGTTCACTTATGATGAAAAATGGGAGTAATGAAGGAAAAACGATTTCCCACCACATTTTCAATCCGGTCAATGATGATTCAAATGCTGCTTTTGGGTATACCATTAAAGATAAAGCAAATAGTGAAGCGACTATTGCAAAAAGTGAATTTTTCATTCGAGAATGGTACAATCCAAAGCCTCCTTATGAATACGATGAAATAAGGATGGACGTTTGATAAGTTGTCCTCATTCATTTATACGTGAATATACTGAGTTTAGACCTTGATGCAATGTTCTTAGATGAAAAGAGGAGGTCATCCTGTGAATCAGCCAAAGATCGGTTTAGCTCTAGGGTCTGGAGGAGCTAGAGGGTTTGCGCATATAGGCGTTTTGAAAGCGTTGGTCGAAGCGAAAATTCCTATCCATATGATTGCAGGAAGCAGTATGGGTGCTCTTGTAGGTGCATTTTATTGTACCGGGCATAAGCCTGAAACGATGGTGAAGATGGCAAGGATGTTCCGAAGAAGATATTATATAGATTATACTGTTCCGAAAATGGGATTTGTAGCGGGGGAAAAAGTGAAGCAACTGATCCATGCTTTGACGAAAGGGAAAAATATTGAAGAGTTAGATCTGCCTTTTTCCATCATAGCTACAGATCTTTATAAGGGTGAAAAGGTCGTCATTACCAAAGGCGCTATATCTGAAGCTGTCAGGGCAAGTATTGCTGTTCCAGGTATTTTTGTACCATATGAAAAAGATGGAAGACTCTTAATTGATGGTGGGGTCATCGATCGAGTACCTGTTTCTGTAGTTAAAGAGATGGGAGCGGATCTTGTCATTGCGGTTGATATCTCACATATAAAAAAAGACCCAGAAATCAATACAATCTTTGATGTTATCATGCAAAGCATCGACATCATGCAGCGAGAACTTGTAAAAGCGAACCATATTTCTACAGATGTACTGATCAGACCTCTGGTGGAAAATTACAGTTCATCTGCGTTCAAGGATATTGATGATATCATTACAATTGGTGAAGCGGAAACCAAAAATCGCATAAAAGATATTAAAGCTGCGATACGCGACTGGAGGAAGAAGAATGAAAAGAATTAGAGCCCAATGGCCATGGGTTGTCATTTTATTAGCCATTTTGATCGCTTTCTTACCACTTCCTTATTACTTCACGCAACCAGGTGATGCAAAGGTACTGACTCCGATTATCGAGGTTGAAGAGAGGAACCAAGCAAAAGGCTCATTCATGCTTACCACAGTTTTGGTGGGGAAAGCAAATGCGGCAGAATACTTATGGGCGAAAGTCAGTGAATATCGAGAAGTGATTCCTGAAGATCAAATACGCGGATCTGACGAAACAGAAGAAGAATATGAATCCCGACAGCTCCAGTTGATGCAAAGCTCGCAGCATGCTGCCACGATTGTCGCATATAAGGAAGCAGACAAATCGATCGAAATCCTTAATAAAGGTGTATTCATAACCGGTGTCATTTCAGGTATGCCCGCTGCAGATAAACTGAAAGTGGGGGATCTGATCATCGCATTGAATGGAAAAGAAATCAAAACGGCTGAAGAACTTGTCAACCGGTTGAAAAAATTTGAGGCGAACGAAAAGGTTAAACTTACAGTTAACAGAGATTCGAAAGAAAAAGAGATAACGGTTCCATTGAAGCCTTTTCCGAAAGATGTTGTCCAAAACAGTGAAGAAGAACGTGCTGGAATCGGGATCACATATCCGGTTACATATACAGAAATAAAGACTGATCCCGATTTGAAAATCGACACTAATAAAATTGGTGGTCCATCAGCTGGCTTGATGTTCACACTTGAAATCTACAACCAATTGACGAAAGAGGATTGGACGAAAGGTTATCAGATTGCGGGAACAGGGACGATGAATGAGAAGGGTGAGGTTGGTCCGATCGGCGGGATCAAACAAAAAATTGTAGCTGCTGACAATGCAGGTGCTGAAGTCTTCTTTGCCCCGGTAAAGGCAGATAACTACAAACATGCAAAAGAAGCTGCAGAAGACATCAAGACTGAAATGAAAATCGTTCCAGTTGAAAAATTCACCGATACACTGGATTATTTAAAAGACTTAAAGGAAAAATGATATGTAAAAAAGGCCGATTCCAAATGGAACAGCCTTTTTTCTGTTTAGCTTGTTAAGGGCTTTAATAAACTAACAGAGCCTTCTGTTTAAATACGTATCGGAGGATTAGAGTATTCCTGTTTCCAAAGTGTTGTATGGAATCTGGAGGGGAAACCAAGAATATACGTATTCGTCGCTTTGATATCCATTTCCATAAAGTCATCACTGTATTTGGAAAGGGTACTGACAATCGGAAGTTCCACCTTCTTTTTGATCGTATTTAAATGCTTTTGCCCATTTTCCGACATCCCGAGCAGTCGAATGTAAGTGGGCTGCTCACGTAAAGCTTTATTCATCACTTCTTTATTTGCATTGGTCAGAATATGTGTGCAGAGCCTTTGCAGACGGGTCCATGTATATCGTTTCGTTTTGACGGATTCCAGAAAGCTTTTGAATGATTCTGAATGTAAAATCTGATCCTTAAGTCGATGTTGAATTCCTTCCACACACTCATATCCTTCTGATAGTTCGTCTGCAGAAAAAGAGATCAACCGATGTTTTAAAAATTCAAAATAACATTCCCAACCGAGGAATTGACCGAACTCATGTTGGTGCTCTTTAAGCCCCTTATATGTTGTCGATGGAACAAGGACATCGATTTTTGATAATTCTCCATTGCCTTCAAATAGGATTTTCCTGATTCCAGTCGCACTTGCGATTTTATCAGTCCCATGATCGACTTCATGATAGCCAGCACCAGTGCGTTGTACAGTATCTATATGCATTTCAGAATCAATTTCCCTGATCGAACTCACATAATGGTACCCCAGAATGTTATTTGGTTTCGTTAGGTCGACAGTCTCGTCAGGACGCCCTGGAAGTTCAGTAAAAGCCTTGGATGCTGCCGCAGGGTAACTTATACCTGATTGGACATGCCTTTGGATCCATTCATTATATTCCTTTTCATTTTCACGGAGAAAGTCCACAGTCCTTAAAAAGGGTTCGATCTTCCCGGATTCACTACCAAAAATGATTTCATCACATTTCATTTCATCCAGTATGGAGACAGCTCCATACGCAAAACGATCTGCCCGCTGGGTTGCAAAGGCATAGGGGAGCTCAACGACTAGATCGATTCCTGCTTCAAGTGCCATCTTTGCCCGTGTCCATTTTGAAACAAGGGCAGGCTCTCCTCTTTGCAGAAAATTACCACTCATCACAGCAATGACTACTTCAGCCTGTGATTGTTTCTTAGCTTGTTGCAAATGATATAAATGTCCATTATGAAAAGGGTTATACTCAACGATCAATCCTAAAGATTTCATCATTCTGCTCCTTCTGATTTGGTAGTGATAGAGGATATACGTTAAAATTGAATCATCTTGAATTTATGGGAGAAACCCAAGTGAAGCTGGAATGTCCTTGACTTCATTATTGTACCAAATTGTGGAGAAAGAATAAAAACGACTGTAAAGAAAAAATGTTGACAATTTTTTTGTTGAAAGCTATAATTACTACTGTTGCCTTGAGGTGATGACAAATGAAATGGTCCATACAACAACTGAGAAGTTTTCAACGTAAAGGACTAGAACTTGATGATACGATCGAGTTGGACTCGATCCGTGATTTTGATTCGGAAATCCGCGAAATAACACCAGTCCATGTAAAGGGTTATGCTGAAATCAATCAAAATCGAGCTGTATTTCATTTGACGATTTCGGGACAAATGACACTGCCTTGTGCAGTGACTCTTGAAGATGTACCATTTCCTTTTAAAATCCGATCAACCGAGATTTTTCTTTTCGAACCGGATTACGGGATGGATGCAGAAGAAGAGGATATCCATGTCGTCGAAGAGAATACGGTTGACCTGATACCTTATATTCGGGAAAACATATTGTTGGAAAAGCCGTTGAAGGTCATCAGCTCTGAACCAACTGATAACCCTCCTGCTCCTCCATCAGGTAAAGGATGGGATGTAGTTGAGGAAGAAGAGGATCGACAAGACAAGGTCGATCCACGGATGGCCGACTTGGCCAAATTTTTTAATGATAGCGATAAAAAGTGAAGAAACGTCAAAGCATTTGACATTCTCTAGCTGAACAATTCCTTCAAGGAGGTGGAAAACCATGGCAGTACCTTTTAGAAGAACCTCTACAACTCGCAAAAACAAGCGTCGTACTCACTATAAGTTGAAAGTACCTGGAATGGTGAAATGCCCACAATGTGGCGAATACAAGCTTTCTCACCGCGTATGTCCAGAATGTGGAACATACAAAGGAAAAGAAGTAGTTGAGAAGTAAGCTTGATCAAAAGTGCCTGTAAGGATTAATATCCTTTAGGCACTTTTTTTACATTTAACTCGCGAGGAGGCTCGCGTGAGTAGGTCAAGACATAGAAGTGATGTCTAGCTCAGCGACCAGTTACTTGGATCACTTCAATCTTCATCCGGCGGCGACAGCCTCCTCGTCCGTTTTCCAGTGACCTACGTGACTAATCGGTCGCTTCCGCTTTTCGTTTGCCCGCGGAAAGGGAGTGAATTTCGCAGAAATCAACAATAAAAACGAACAAACCAAATACATAAACAAGGTGATCATATGGAGAAAGTGAAAGTAGAAGTCGAAAATGGTATCGGCTGGGTGATTTTGAATCAGCCTGAGCGTTACAATGCCATCGATCATGACATGATTGTACTGTTAGATAATGCTTTGGAAAAATTGAAGGATGATGAAGGCGCTAAATTATTGGTGATGACAGGTGCA includes:
- a CDS encoding CAP domain-containing protein yields the protein MRSIGLIIIIAVIFYGFSIFYDDLTELPDYSEPPIEQTESDSSDQPSSDLDLPEEGISKFFQMNQEELITKIGEPDRIDPTSYGYQWWIYDQDPDQYIQFGLDKGRVVTMFVIGKKVDVSPLKIGQKRSEVEKHLKMDNKAKLKVEGNEYQFELTQEEMKTRPLVKINGIWAQLYMDKFKETLVGIRYVTPEVLIMQRPYSLEYRGKLIDQPELDQRNWEEVQNAEEIQIFTLTNVIRKQYNVPALQWHEETSQVAFGHSKEMNEENYFSHESPNTGNLSNRLDRKDIKYIQAGENIAANYIDGIEAVVGWLNSEGHRKAMLNKEFTHLGVGVYQRYYTQNFIVPW
- a CDS encoding PaaI family thioesterase, producing METVDQLLEKAKGIIENGSNEDMNVLKQVLDGIDGKRRGKYNTYITAFMETEIEENGAQLVMTIPITPFLANTVDIVHGGFTATLADTAMGTFVNRKIPDDKVAVTSEMKINYTAPGVGEFLKCRAEILHLGTKTSVTEAKIYNENGTLVAAATGSFYLVPRKA
- a CDS encoding YlbD family protein gives rise to the protein MSKQAKNNEKVEQFKMFVRSHPGLIDHVKNGNQTWQDVFTEWNLLGEDHEQWGNYIERKIGVSSTATGKTKKKGKNVNDISVGEILTMFKNMDMDEVRQYASQLSSAMAGIQDMLQQFQSKGPRRPPYQNNPFNQFFKD
- a CDS encoding YlbE-like family protein, whose amino-acid sequence is MRKEIIDYLDQRPELKFIVREHPDWYRKLSRDPAAIQELENEAKFFYGQTFGQKIDRLHGQIETLSRLFQLFVKH
- a CDS encoding RimK family alpha-L-glutamate ligase; amino-acid sequence: MKIVTFNPFRTIGIPGIRYIKPELMFREQASIKNADVILFPEHWQVNSLVYGLKKPIFPSVESIHLGHDKVEMTRALWTVSPEHVPYTEILGNSKKNIDYILETFPFPFVAKEPRNSMGRGVFLIHSEEEFIEYAVNNSALYIQEFLEMDRDLRVCVVGEEVIAAYWRSGENQFHNNVAKGGSISFHDIPEDALKLTIEVARELNINHAGFDLAVVDGRFYFLEFNTLFGNEALRAEKINLEEKIFQYLLEQFRPLLPPNPIGTTLKVPS
- a CDS encoding YlbF family regulator yields the protein MLATVESIEILDGADELASVIVNSDTGQEYKEAKKKLQKDKEAQKMIHEFSKMKEKYEEVQRFGKYHPDYKTVSTDIRVLKREIDLNETVASFKKAEKELETLLNDICGILAGQVSKNIKVPTGNPFFDNMSCGGGCGSGGACGCG
- a CDS encoding YlbG family protein, translated to MLTNRTGLAIWLHSLKYIKQLRKFGNIHYVSKRMKYAVLYCDTAQKDRIIEKIEKLHFVKKVEPSHKAYIKTEYQNARPDKAKEYDYKIGL
- a CDS encoding methylthioribose kinase, producing MIQRFIELGEGYSDLYELIEIAETNTHRLTTFIALKTKINEKEVCSLAIVLQSAGESNFQPIYICREGVAEHSKRWDLFQDCASTHNKELKILEVKQSNEFSEKELYYQYLTGIFRMQHIIPAWQ
- the rsmD gene encoding 16S rRNA (guanine(966)-N(2))-methyltransferase RsmD, with the translated sequence MRIISGEFKGRKVKAVPGSGTRPTSDKIRESIFNIIGPYFEGGTSLDLYGGSGALTIEGMSRGMAKAIVIDVDPKAVETIKENLDTLDLNDRVEVFRNDSYRALKALRKRRIKFSYVFLDPPYKKQKIKKEIEFLKENELLEPAAVIVTEHDAMLKLPEQIAGCVCLKHEQYNSTTAVTIYTNETEGEELHE
- the coaD gene encoding pantetheine-phosphate adenylyltransferase: MNKKLAICPGSFDPITYGHLDIISRGASVFDEVIVVVAHNQSKQSLFTVEERMDLIKETTNEIPNIKVDWCDGLLMDYVRTTGAKVILRGLRAVSDFEYEMQITSINRKLDESVETFFMMTNNQYSFLSSSIVKEVAKYHSPVTDLVPKVVEEALKEKFAK